From Passer domesticus isolate bPasDom1 chromosome 5, bPasDom1.hap1, whole genome shotgun sequence, the proteins below share one genomic window:
- the PYROXD1 gene encoding pyridine nucleotide-disulfide oxidoreductase domain-containing protein 1 isoform X1 — protein MELTGIDREQIGVYTELSGIYTEFLRTAAPEGAGIGPRLAAEFPSEDIFLVTASPVIKAVTNFKQVSKTLEEFDVEEQPSSLLEKRYPNIRVIQSGVKQLKSDEHKIYTEDGKEYIYEKLCLCAGAKPKLIVEGNPYVLGIRDTDSAQAFQKNLAQAERIVVVGNGGIALELVYEIQGCEVIWAIKDKAIGNTFFDAGAAEFLLPKLTAEGQETPIECKRTKYTVEGSEEKGRPAGASDKLGSALGPDWHEGLHLKGTKEFSHKVHIEILCEVKKIYLQQEFTQLQLTSLTFPKGEKNTEADEVLWPVYVELTNGKIYGCNFIVSATGVVPNVEPFLDGNNFAVAEDGGLKVDKHMHTSLPDVFAAGDICTAAWEPSPVWHQMRLWTQARQMGWYAAKCMAADALGESIDMDFSFELFAHITKFFNYKVVVLGKYNAQGLGSEHELMLRCTKGHEYVKVVMQHGRMMGAVLIGETDLEETFENLILNQMDLSAYGEDLLNPNIDIEDYFD, from the exons ATGGAATTGACAGGGATTGATAGGGAACAGATAGGGGTTTATACGGAATTGTCAGGGATTTATACGGAATTCCTAAGGACCGCCGCTCCAGAGGGTGCCGGGATAGGACCCAGG CTGGCTGCAGAATTCCCATCAGAAGACATTTTTTTAGTGACAGCTTCCCCAGTTATAAAAGCTGTAACTAATTTCAAGCAG GTCTCCAAAACACTTGAGGAATTTGATGTCGAAGAGCAACCAAGTTCCCTGTTGGAAAAACGATATCCCAATATTAGAGTTATACAGTCTGGAGTGAAACAGTTGAAAAGTGATGAACAT AAAATTTACACTGAGGATGGAAAAgaatatatatatgaaaaacTTTGCCTGTGTGCTGGAGCCAAACCAAAATTAATTGTGGAAGGGAACCCGTATGTATTAGGAATCCGGGACACTGACAGTGCACAG GCTTTTCAGAAGAATTTGGCTCAAGCTGAGAGAATAGTGGTGGTAGGAAATGGTGGGATTGCCCTTGAATTAGT GTATGAAATTCAAGGCTGTGAAGTAATCTGGGCTATCAAAGACAAAGCCATTGGGAACACTTTCTTTgatgcaggagcagctgaatTCCTCCTTCCAAAGCTCACTGCTGAAGGCCAGGAGACTCCCATCGAGTGTAAAAGAACCAAGTACACAGTGGAAG GAAGTGAGGAGAAAGGAAGACCTGCAGGAGCATCTGACAAGCTGGGCAGTGCCTTGGGCCCTGACTGGCACGAGGGCTTACACCTTAAAGGGACTAAGGAG ttttctcATAAAGTACACATTGAAATACTGTGTGAAGTAAAGAAAATATACTTACAGCAAGAATTTACCCAACTGCAGCTGACTTCCTTGACTTTTCCTAAaggagagaaaaacacagaagcaGATGAGG tGCTGTGGCCTGTATATGTGGAATTAACTAATGGAAAAATTTATGGATGCAATTTCATTGTCAGTGCAACTGGAGTTGTGCCAAATGTTGAACCCTTTCTTGATGGCAATAAT TTTGCCGTGGCTGAGGATGGAGGGCTGAAGGTAGACAAGCACATGCACACGTCGCTGCCAGATGTGTTTGCAGCTGGAGATATCTGCACAGCAGCGTGGGAGCCCAGCCCCGTGTGGCACCAG ATGAGGCTGTGGACCCAGGCTCGGCAGATGGGATGGTATGCAGCAAAGTGCATGGCAGCAGATGCCTTAGGGGAATCTATTGATATGGATTTCAGCTTTGAACTATTTGCTCACATAACAAAATTTTTCAATTACAAG GTGGTGGTTTTGGGGAAGTACAACGCTCAGGGCCTGGGCTCAGAGCACGAGCTGATGCTGAGGTGTACCAAGGGACACGAGTACGTCAAAGTGGTGATGCAGCACGGCCGCATGATGGGAGCTGTGCTCATCGGTGAAACGGACTTGGAAGAGACCTTtgaaaacttaattttaaaCCAAATGGATCTTTCAGCCTATGGTGAAGATCTCCTAAATCCAAATATTGACATAGAAGATTATTTTGATTGA
- the PYROXD1 gene encoding pyridine nucleotide-disulfide oxidoreductase domain-containing protein 1 isoform X2: MAGPGGAQRGRFAVVGGGIAGVTCAEKLAAEFPSEDIFLVTASPVIKAVTNFKQVSKTLEEFDVEEQPSSLLEKRYPNIRVIQSGVKQLKSDEHKIYTEDGKEYIYEKLCLCAGAKPKLIVEGNPYVLGIRDTDSAQAFQKNLAQAERIVVVGNGGIALELVYEIQGCEVIWAIKDKAIGNTFFDAGAAEFLLPKLTAEGQETPIECKRTKYTVEGSEEKGRPAGASDKLGSALGPDWHEGLHLKGTKEFSHKVHIEILCEVKKIYLQQEFTQLQLTSLTFPKGEKNTEADEVLWPVYVELTNGKIYGCNFIVSATGVVPNVEPFLDGNNFAVAEDGGLKVDKHMHTSLPDVFAAGDICTAAWEPSPVWHQMRLWTQARQMGWYAAKCMAADALGESIDMDFSFELFAHITKFFNYKVVVLGKYNAQGLGSEHELMLRCTKGHEYVKVVMQHGRMMGAVLIGETDLEETFENLILNQMDLSAYGEDLLNPNIDIEDYFD, translated from the exons atggcggggccgggcggagcGCAGCGGGGCCGCTTCGCCGTGGTGGGCGGCGGCATCGCGGGGGTCACCTGCGCCGAGAAG CTGGCTGCAGAATTCCCATCAGAAGACATTTTTTTAGTGACAGCTTCCCCAGTTATAAAAGCTGTAACTAATTTCAAGCAG GTCTCCAAAACACTTGAGGAATTTGATGTCGAAGAGCAACCAAGTTCCCTGTTGGAAAAACGATATCCCAATATTAGAGTTATACAGTCTGGAGTGAAACAGTTGAAAAGTGATGAACAT AAAATTTACACTGAGGATGGAAAAgaatatatatatgaaaaacTTTGCCTGTGTGCTGGAGCCAAACCAAAATTAATTGTGGAAGGGAACCCGTATGTATTAGGAATCCGGGACACTGACAGTGCACAG GCTTTTCAGAAGAATTTGGCTCAAGCTGAGAGAATAGTGGTGGTAGGAAATGGTGGGATTGCCCTTGAATTAGT GTATGAAATTCAAGGCTGTGAAGTAATCTGGGCTATCAAAGACAAAGCCATTGGGAACACTTTCTTTgatgcaggagcagctgaatTCCTCCTTCCAAAGCTCACTGCTGAAGGCCAGGAGACTCCCATCGAGTGTAAAAGAACCAAGTACACAGTGGAAG GAAGTGAGGAGAAAGGAAGACCTGCAGGAGCATCTGACAAGCTGGGCAGTGCCTTGGGCCCTGACTGGCACGAGGGCTTACACCTTAAAGGGACTAAGGAG ttttctcATAAAGTACACATTGAAATACTGTGTGAAGTAAAGAAAATATACTTACAGCAAGAATTTACCCAACTGCAGCTGACTTCCTTGACTTTTCCTAAaggagagaaaaacacagaagcaGATGAGG tGCTGTGGCCTGTATATGTGGAATTAACTAATGGAAAAATTTATGGATGCAATTTCATTGTCAGTGCAACTGGAGTTGTGCCAAATGTTGAACCCTTTCTTGATGGCAATAAT TTTGCCGTGGCTGAGGATGGAGGGCTGAAGGTAGACAAGCACATGCACACGTCGCTGCCAGATGTGTTTGCAGCTGGAGATATCTGCACAGCAGCGTGGGAGCCCAGCCCCGTGTGGCACCAG ATGAGGCTGTGGACCCAGGCTCGGCAGATGGGATGGTATGCAGCAAAGTGCATGGCAGCAGATGCCTTAGGGGAATCTATTGATATGGATTTCAGCTTTGAACTATTTGCTCACATAACAAAATTTTTCAATTACAAG GTGGTGGTTTTGGGGAAGTACAACGCTCAGGGCCTGGGCTCAGAGCACGAGCTGATGCTGAGGTGTACCAAGGGACACGAGTACGTCAAAGTGGTGATGCAGCACGGCCGCATGATGGGAGCTGTGCTCATCGGTGAAACGGACTTGGAAGAGACCTTtgaaaacttaattttaaaCCAAATGGATCTTTCAGCCTATGGTGAAGATCTCCTAAATCCAAATATTGACATAGAAGATTATTTTGATTGA